One segment of Belonocnema kinseyi isolate 2016_QV_RU_SX_M_011 chromosome 7, B_treatae_v1, whole genome shotgun sequence DNA contains the following:
- the LOC117177548 gene encoding uncharacterized protein LOC117177548 isoform X3 — protein sequence MKKALDAKKDKLDLHQSIKKTCRIHLQSNLISKFNTCDLEPKDPDLLNLRIIKCMHVVHLDQLETQRQLKDIDAKLAASIKNDDLPQNFAEKYNLTLPIASIEDFLSMEAALQSYNSFKAGFKNSSILMDRDNLLTRTFTNILK from the exons ATGAAAAAGGCCCTCGATGCAAAAAAGGACAAGCTCGATTTGCACCAATCAATAAAAAAGACATGCAGAATACATCTTCAGTCCAAtcttatctcaaaatttaataCTTGTGATCTTGAACCCA AAGATCCAGATTTATTGaatctaagaataataaaatgtatgcACGTGGTGCATCTCGATCAGCTGGAGACACAGCGTCAATTAAAGGACATTGATGCAAAGTTAGCTGCATCCATAAAAAACGACGACCTACCTCAAAATTTTGCTGAGAAATACAATTTAACTTTGCCAATAGCGTCTATAGAAGATTTTCTTTCAATGGAAGCTGCGCTACAATCCTATAATTCGTTCAAAGCAGGATTT aaaaactcgTCCATTCTAATGGACAGAGATAACCTTCTGACGCGAACATTTACAAATATTCTGAAGTGA
- the LOC117177548 gene encoding uncharacterized protein LOC117177548 isoform X1, producing the protein MKKSFESSSSKISSSLEYVCRINSPDIQKYKPQSVNRNPRPTTSKNENRKLQAECMKKALDAKKDKLDLHQSIKKTCRIHLQSNLISKFNTCDLEPKDPDLLNLRIIKCMHVVHLDQLETQRQLKDIDAKLAASIKNDDLPQNFAEKYNLTLPIASIEDFLSMEAALQSYNSFKAGFKNSSILMDRDNLLTRTFTNILK; encoded by the exons atgaaaaaaagcTTCGAAAGCTCCAGTTCAAAAATTTCGAGTAGCCTTGAATACGTTTGCAGGATTAATTCGCCagacattcaaaaatataaacctcAGTCTGTGAATAGAAATCCTAGGCCAACGACGTCCAAAAATGAAAATCGAAAGCTCCAGGCAGAATGCATGAAAAAGGCCCTCGATGCAAAAAAGGACAAGCTCGATTTGCACCAATCAATAAAAAAGACATGCAGAATACATCTTCAGTCCAAtcttatctcaaaatttaataCTTGTGATCTTGAACCCA AAGATCCAGATTTATTGaatctaagaataataaaatgtatgcACGTGGTGCATCTCGATCAGCTGGAGACACAGCGTCAATTAAAGGACATTGATGCAAAGTTAGCTGCATCCATAAAAAACGACGACCTACCTCAAAATTTTGCTGAGAAATACAATTTAACTTTGCCAATAGCGTCTATAGAAGATTTTCTTTCAATGGAAGCTGCGCTACAATCCTATAATTCGTTCAAAGCAGGATTT aaaaactcgTCCATTCTAATGGACAGAGATAACCTTCTGACGCGAACATTTACAAATATTCTGAAGTGA
- the LOC117177548 gene encoding uncharacterized protein LOC117177548 isoform X2, with protein MQNSRETCEGKPSNHKNKDSSESQISSASESLNANTCSNKRRKGGMKSKSYNGLKRSRLNYENNVIPNTKDPDLLNLRIIKCMHVVHLDQLETQRQLKDIDAKLAASIKNDDLPQNFAEKYNLTLPIASIEDFLSMEAALQSYNSFKAGFKNSSILMDRDNLLTRTFTNILK; from the exons ATGCAAAATTCGCGAGAAACCTGTGAAGGCAAACCAAGTAATCATAAGAATAAAG ATTCAAGCGAATCACAAATAAGCAGCGCATCAGAGTCACTAAATGCAAATACATGCTCAAATAAGCGAAGGAAAGGCGGAATGAAGTCCAAGTCTTATAATGGTCTGAAAAGGTCAAGATTAAACTACGAAAACAATGTAATTCCTAACACTA AAGATCCAGATTTATTGaatctaagaataataaaatgtatgcACGTGGTGCATCTCGATCAGCTGGAGACACAGCGTCAATTAAAGGACATTGATGCAAAGTTAGCTGCATCCATAAAAAACGACGACCTACCTCAAAATTTTGCTGAGAAATACAATTTAACTTTGCCAATAGCGTCTATAGAAGATTTTCTTTCAATGGAAGCTGCGCTACAATCCTATAATTCGTTCAAAGCAGGATTT aaaaactcgTCCATTCTAATGGACAGAGATAACCTTCTGACGCGAACATTTACAAATATTCTGAAGTGA